Sequence from the Orcinus orca chromosome 11, mOrcOrc1.1, whole genome shotgun sequence genome:
CTCCTGCCGCCAGGGCTACCGGGAACCCTGCGGGGTCCCCAATGGGGGCTACTACCGGCCAGAGGGGACCCTGGAGAGGAGGCGGCTGGCCTACGGGGCCTATGAGGGGCCCCCACAGGGCTATGCTGAGGCCTCTGTGGAGAAGAGGCGCCTCTGCCGATCGCTGTCCGAGGGGCCGTACCCCTACCCGCCTGAGCTGGGGAAACCGGCCAACGGGGACTTTGGCTACCGCACCCCAGGCTACCGGGAGGTGGTGATCCTGGAGGACCCTGGGCTGCCTGCCCTGTGCTCATGCCCCGCCTGTGAGGAGAAGCTAGCGCTGCCCACGGCAGCCCTCTATGGGCTGCGCCTggagagggaggctggagaggggTGGGCGGATGAGGCTGGCAAGGCCCTCCTGCACCCGGTGCGGCCTGGGCACCCGCTGCCCCTGCTGGTGCCTTCCTGTGGGCACCACCATGCCCCAGTGCCCGGCTACAGCTGCCTGAAGCCGCCCAAGGCAGGCGAGGAAGGGCATGAGGGCTGCTCCTACGCCATGTGCCCCGAAGGCAGGTATGGGCATCCAGGGTACCCTGCCCTGGTGACATACGGCTATGGAGGAGCGGTTCCCAGTTACTGCCCAGCGTATGGCCGGGCGCCTCACAGCTGCGGGTCTCCAGGCGAGGGCAGAAGGTATCCCAGCGCTGGTGCCCACTCCCCCCGGGCTGGCTCCATTTCCCCCGGCAGCCCACCCTACCCCCAATCCAGGAACCTCAGCTACGAGATCcctgcagaggagggaggggacaggtaTCCGCCGCCAGGGCACCTGGCCCCAGCAGGACCCTTGGCATCTGCAGGTGAGGGCACTGGGATGGGGAGTGCCCAGGGCAGAGGAGGGCTCTGGAAGATGGTGGGGGAAGGCACAGAGTGAGAAAGAGCTAAGCCAGACAGAAGGGGCTCTTCCTGGCTCACAGCCCCTCCTCTCACCTTCCCTGCAGAGTCGCCGGAGCCGGTGTCCTGGAGGGAGAGCCCCAGCGGGCACAGCACCCTGCCTCGGTCTCCCCGAGATGCCCAGTGCAGTGCCTCTTCTGAGCTGTCCGGTCCCTCCACGCCCCTGCACACCAGCAGCCCAGTCCAGGGCAAGGAGAGGTACCCAGAGGGGCTGGGCAGCTCAGGCGCCTCTTGGTCCGGGCAGACCCTgaagcctggggtgggggcagctcTCACGGGGTTCTGCGGCTCTACTAACCAcctgccctcccaccccgcaGCGCCCGACGGCAGGACACTAGGTCCCCCACCTTGGCGCCCACTCAGAGACTGAGTCCCGGAGAGGCCTTGCCACCTGCTTCCCAGGGAGGGGCTGAAAGAGCTCCAGAGCTGCCAGCAAGAAGTGGGCCTGAGCCTCCGGCCCCTGGtcccttctccccagcctccccgccCAGCTCACCCAACGACTGGCCTCAGGAGAGGAGCCCGGGGGGCCGTTCGGACAGCACCAGTCCAAGGGGCCCTGTACCCACCACCCTGCCCGGCCTCCGCCACGCCCCCTGGCAGGGCCTTCGAGACTCCCCGGACAGCCCAGACGGGTCCCCCCTCACCCCTGTGCCTACTCAGATGCCCTGGCTTGTGGCTAGCCCAGAGCTGCCACGGAGCTCACCTGTACCTGCCTTCCCTCTGGCTGCATCTTATGACATCAGTGGCCCTACCCAGCCCCCACTTCCCGAGAAGCGCCACCTGCTGGGGCCTGGGCAACAGCCGGGACCCTGGGGCCCAGAGCAGGCATCGCCACCAGCCAGAGGCACGAGTCACCATGTCACCTTTGCACCTCTGCTCCCGGATaatgccccccaacccccaggtaTAAAGGCCTTCAGGTGGCTGGGGCCACCTCAGGAGAACCCTTTTTCCCAGGGAGGGGCATGGCATGGGGACTGGGGAGCCCTGAGGCCAAGCTCAGTCCCTCCCTGTCCTAGAGCCCCCTGTGCAAGAGAGCCAGAGCAACGTCAAGTTTGTCCAGGATACGTCCAAGTTCTGGTATAAGCCACACCTGTCCCGTGACCAAGGTGAGAAGCCAGCCTGCGCCCACCCCCCGTCCAGGGCTCTGGCTCGGCTTTGGAGCCCATCCTTCCAGTCGGTGCCTCTTCCCCGTCTCAGCGGGCCTCCTCTGGGCCGAGCCTTTCTCTAGCTGGTGATTCTGGGCTTCGGGCTCAAGGAGGTCTAACACTGTCAGCGCTCTGTGCGCTGACTCCCCAGCGGCGTCCCGGGTGCTGTCGCCGCAGCTGTTAGGGCCAGAGGCCTGGGGAACTTGGGCAGCAGAGCGGAGGGGCTCCTTGGGGCTCAGTCGGCCGCTGAGAAGACTTCTCCCAACCTCCTGCAGCCATTGCCCTGCTGAAGGACAAGGACCCTGGGGCCTTCTTGATCAGGGACAGTCATTCATTCCAAGGAGCCTATGGGCTGGCTCTCAAGGTGGCTACGCCCCCACCCAGCGCCCAGCCCTGGAAAGGTACAGAATGGTCAACCGTGAGGGAAACGGggagtggggtgtggggaggtaCCAGAGGCCAGACAAGGCAGGGTGGGCCGTGTCGCTTCttagtggggagagggagcaggTGTCCTCTCCTGCTCGGGAAAGAATTCCAGCAGGCGAGAAGCAGAATCTGGAATCTGACGaagccttcctctcccctcccctcccctccgctcAGGGGACCCCTTGGAACAGCTGGTCCGCCATTTTCTCATTGAGACTGGGCCCAAAGGGGTGAAGATCAAGGGGTGCCCCAGCGAGCCCTACTTTGGTGAGAAGCAGGGGCTGGGAAGGCTGCACTGGGCTGGTCCAGGGAGGCCAAGAGGCGTCAGGAGGGAGGAGGTAGACCGCGGGTATCTCCGGGTGCCTCGAGACCCCACTCGCCTCTCCCCTGCAGGCAGCCTGTCGGCCCTGGTCTCCCAGCACTCCATCTCCCCGCTGTCCCTGCCCTGCTGCCTGCGTATTCCCAGCAAAGGTGGGTGTCCGGTCATCTgtcctcccacctctccccacccactgCAGGCAAAGGCAGAATCCCTAGGTCCTGGCTTcccgcctgcctgcctgccttccctcgGGGATGGCAAAGGTTGCTCTCCATCTCCCAGCACTGCCACTCCCCACTGGCCCCCGTTTCCCTCAGATCCTCTGGAGGAGGCCCCAGAGGCCCCAGCGCCCGCCAACATGAGCACAGCGGCAGACCTCCTGCGCCAGGGCGCCGGTACgggcctctccttcctttcctccccctgGGCACCAAGGGGGCCGTTGCTGATACATGGGGCACTGAAAGGCCTtgaggtgggtgggtgggccCTGGCGGATGCGTCTAACCCCTGAGGGCGGGGGAGCCCTGCATCTGTAGGCACAGTGGGAGAGGGAGTCCTTGCTCTAGGCTCCGTGGGGAGGGGGCTTGTTAGGACGCAGATTCTCAGGCCTCTTTCCAGCACCTCTGACTGTGGATCTGGGGGAGGCACAGAATCTGCCTTTTTAACAGGTTACCTGTGTGACATGCATCCCGAGCGCACTGGCTGGGGAAAGTGCGAGAgccggtggggtggggggatcgAGGGGAGATAGACCTGGGGGCAGGCAGAGCCGCTGCTCCCtccaaccccccgcccccccagcctgCAGTGTGCTCTACCTGACCTCAGTGGAGACGGAGTCGCTGACAGGCCCCCAAGCGGTGGCGCGGGCCAGCTCTGCAGCTCTGAGCTGCAGCCCCCGCCCCACGCCAGCCATTGTCCACTTCAAGGTCTCAGCCCAGGGCATCACGCTGACGGACAACCAGAGGAAGTGAGTGTGCGTGCCAAGCCCCCCCGGGGGGGGGTGCAGGCCCTGGGGCCCCGATTTCCGGGTGActttccccaccctcctcctcacAGGCTCTTCTTTCGCCGCCATTATCCAGTGAACAGCATCACCTTCGCCAGCACTGACCCTCAGGACCGGAGGTgaccctctccctcccagcccttTCGCCCCACAGTCCCCAGCTCAGCTCTTCCGTTGGTAGCTATTCCCCGGGTGCATCCCTTCACAGTTCTTCTCCTTCTGCAGATGGACCAACCCGGACGGGACCACCTCCAAGTAAGCCTCCCTGGGAGTGCAGTCGCCCCTCCCTGGCATGGCATGGCATGGCACTGGCGTGGCACTGGCGTGGCACTGGCGTGGCATCGAggcacctccttcctccccaacccTGGCGTGGCAGTCCCTGTGGAAGGGATGCTAAGCCCTCCCCATCCTGCCTTTGTACCCCCAGGATCTTTGGTTTCGTGGCCAAGAAGCCGGGAAGCCCCTGGGAGAATGTGTGTCACCTCTTTGCAGAGCTTGACCCAGATCAGCCTGCAGGCGCCATTGTCACCTTCATCACCAAAGTTCTACTGGGccagagaaaatgaaggaaggcCACAAGCTCCGAGCCCACATCGACACTGCGCCCCTCTCAGCACCCCACAGCCCTCACTTCCCCTGGCCTGGACCCAGGAGACCCGGGATCCAGCCCCTCCCCTAGGAACGGGGAGCGGACACCGGCCTGGGACACTGCTCtccttccccgcccccagcctgctAAGCAAAGTGGACGGGCCCATGAGATGACCTTGCATGTGAGCAGATGGCAGAGATGGGTGTGTGAAGGGTGAGAAGGCATCAGCAGTGGAGCCTGGAGGAGATGGGGATGGCCCTGCCTGCGCGAGAACATCAGCGCTGGCGGAGACAGGCCCTGCTAGCTCCACCCAGCTGCAGGTCCCAGcatggcagggagaggggagagtgtGGGGAGCAAGGcactccctcctctgcctcccctctGAGCAGAGAGATCAGAGTGGGATCACATGAAAAGGGGGCTAAAAAAGAGTCTATTTTTGTCTAATAATAAAGAGTTTCTATAACGTTTAGTCGGAGTTGGAGTCATGCCTTGTTTCCAGGAAGGTCAAAGCCTCAGGTCTCCCAGGGGCACACCTGTGCTTCTTGGGGCATCCCAGGCCCAAGCCAGGCCCATGGGACACACACGATCCCCCTCCCTGGCCCCATACTGGTCCACACGTGCCTGGTGAGCAAGTGCCCTGGGccgccccctcctccagccctgtcCCTGGTCCCCTGTACTGGAAAGGATTCCCCTGTCCCGGCCGTACTGATAAATATGGAAACTCCATCTTTATTGGCTGTATAAACATCTCTGGTCTGTACATACATTTCATATATCATAGTGCAGGGCCTGAAGGGAGGGCCGAAGGGGAGGCCCCAGCAGCACAACACCTCACCCCTTTTCTCCAAGCCCTGCCCACTCTGCCCAAACCAAGGCCTCTCCCTCCCAGAAGTCACTGAGGAGGGGACAGGGGTCAAGCAGCTGGGAGACCGGAGGGCTTGGTGCGGAGGACACGTTAAGCGCTAGAATCAAACACTGAAGCGAAACAGGCAACTGGCACAGGCAGCAAGCAGGGGCGGGGGCAAGGCAGGGCAGGGGAGCGTGGGCCCCGTGCCCTCGGGCTCTCGCTAGGGCTCTGGGGTCCTGCCCCCACCACGTGGGAGAGACAGGCTCTGGAGTCTCCGCCTGCCTCCCCAGGAACGAGAGACGGGTGCCAGAGGTGAGCCAAGGAGGGCAAGGGGGAGACAGGAGCAAAGGCCCCAGTTCCCCGATTTGATAGCCCCTCTCTCACCCCATCAAACATGTCATGGACACCATCTACGTGTGTACAGCTGGGGGAAGCCAGAGACTCGCATTCTCGGGGGGACTGTGGTGCCTGAGCAGGCAGTGAGGGAGGAAGCTGGCTCGCAGGGGAAAGAACGGAGACCCTCGAGTAGTCTTCTCGGGACACCAGTCAGTGGAAGGAGACAGAGGGCCCAAGAGAGCgcccccccagcccagcccgggGGGATGACAGCGGCAAGTGCTTCACACGACGAGGACAGGAAACAGGAAAGAGGATGAGAAGAGGAGCCCTGCGGTAAACAGAGGACGGGGTGTCCTGCTCCACCCTTGCCAAGCCTCACGCCCAACAGCAGCTGAGACGGGCGCTCACTCCTCTCCCCTCACACGGGCCAGGGTGGGAGGGGCACGCGGGAGCCCACGGCCAAAGCCAGTGGGCCCCACCCATGAAGCAACACCATCCTTTGGGCTGGTTCCTGTCCAGCCAGGAACTCTCGCCCAGGGACTAACAACAGGGGCAGCACCAGGTCAGAAACATGGGCACAGAGGAGCCTGGCAGGGGCCTGATCCGGTAGGGCAGAGGGACAACACACCCCCTGGGGCCTGCTGGGTAAGCAAATCCTCGGGGCGTCAGGAACGGGGTACCTGGCTCTGCAAAGGgcgaggagagggagaaggggcaggtCCAGGGGAGAAGGCCTAGCCACTCAAGGGGTGCAGATCCACTTTGACTTTCTCCCCACAGCTCAGCATCCCAATTGTGGGGAAGAAGCCCCCAGAAGGTACGACAGCATCCTTCTTCCCAATGATCTTGCCATTCCGAGTGAAGAAAACCTGGGGGTGGAAGAGAAAAGTGGGATAGGCAGGCTCTAGCCTCTCCTCTGAGGATGCTGGAGCTACGCAGGCCTGAGCCGCGTCACTCCCAGCTCGCACCACCGTTGGCGAGAGACAGAGGACGATGCAGGAGGTGACCACGAGAGGGCGTCCCGAGGCCGGAAACCGGCCTCCCAGCCAGTCTCCCCACTCAGCAGCCCCACGCCCACAGCAGCCAGggcttcccctctcccctccctgggctcTGCTTTTTGTACTAACACCAGACCTCACAGAGGCCCAAGACCCCTAGTCCAACCCCAGACACACCCCACTCACCACCACCTTCTTGCCCTCGTGCTCCTGTTCTATCTCTTCCCcatcatcttcctcttcctcttcctcctcttcctcttccccttcctggtgCAGGTACATGACGTTCCGGACATTCCGGACAGCTCGGGCGGTCGGGGACAGGATCACTGTGTCACAGCTGTCATCACTGTCACCTGGGGGCCAGGAAACCTGAGCTCCTGTGGTACTGCCCCCACCTTCTGCCCGACCAGCCTGGTTGGCCATGGTCACCCCACTCACCCTCACTGTCCAAGATGTAGTCCCGGGGGAACATGATTCCACAGCCCATGATGTCCCCTTTGTAACAGCGTGGCCCAAAGGGGTCCCCCACACCACTGCCATGGAAGATCTTCCCGTCATCTGtcggagggaggggagaggacacACACCTGAGGGAGGGGCCGACACCCTACAGCCCCTAGAGCGGCCCCTGCTTAAAGCTGaagtgtccctccctccctcgctggccctgaggaagggaggagagagaatgagGGCACCAGATTAAAGAGAGACACACATCTGTCCCCTCAAGGGGCTAAGGGAGAAACTCCCTTGGGAGCTGGTCAGAGAGCGGGGGCCctcgggaggggagggagaggcggGACCAGGAACTCACAGCCCCTCCTTTCTAAAGGAAGCCCTAAAGGAAATCAAGccgatcaaaaaaaaaagaaaatgcagaatctGCAGGAAGGGTGCAGAGGGAGCCAACTCAGAGGCCTGGAATGTCCAGTTTGGGCCCAGATCCCCCACCCCTGTTCTGCTCCCCTGGCTTTTTGGGCTGGGAGGAAAAACACAGATGAAGACAAAGCGCTAGCAGCTTGGGAGGGGGAGAGCAGAGAGCGGCAGGGGAAAGTCTCTCGGGCCAGATGCTGAAGGCGAGGCCCCTAGTGTGGGGTCAGGGAAATGGATGTCCCTGTGCCCCtataccccaccccacccccagcttccccagggcagcccctcaCGCACCTGCATGGTAAGCCACagaccctctgctccagccagggTGCCTGTTCTTGGGATAATCCTACaccaagacaagaaaagaaagctgtGGTACCTCGCACAGGAAAGAGGATGCGAGAGTGGCTTACGAACCACTTCTGAAACAAGCTACGACCCAGATGGCTGCTCCCACCCCGGCAACCTCACCCCTTCAGGCACTGGAGGTCGCAGGGGAAGGTGGGAAGGTGCTTGGCTTTCCCAGCCAGGGCTGcaggctgccccccaccccacatccAGGCCTTGGTGCGTGTGGTGCGCTCACGACCCTCTCTCAGCTCCGAGGTGACTTGGGGTCTGTGCCCTCACACAGCAGGCACATACGGCCTGTTCTGTCTCGGGTTAGACCTCCCTCTGCAGCCCAGCCCCTTGATCTCCCCAAGAGCTCCGGGCCCCGGCCCAACAGCCCCAGAGCTGAGCAGCTCCACAGGCCAAAAGCCAGCACTGGCGCCCACCTTCCGGGCCAGCCCCAAGGCGATGTAGCATTTCTCTCCAGGGTCCACGATCTCCACTTCGAAGTAGTGGCTACGGGTGCTCAGCGGGTGCCGGGCCTGGGCCAGCCCCACGTCCACGATGCTCTTGCCCTTGCCCAGGTACTCCAGTAGCTATGGGGGAAgaaccaggggtggggggcaggctaGCACCCCACCCCTGGAAACCTGGTTCCAGGGCCATCTGGGgaccagttttcctgggtctcacaGAAAGCCCTGGCCAAAAGGGAAGGGATCCTGGAGGCACAAAGTGGGCCTCAGGGTTCCAGGCAGGCATGGGAGAacagggatgggggcaggggcgtGGAGGTGGCAGCACGAGCAAGAGGGCTGAGCCCCTGCTAAAGGCTGCGCCCACCTGCCTACCGAGCCAAAAACCCTCTCCTTGCTGTGGGGACCCGGCGAGAGCAGCACAGCGATCCAGATGGCCGAGCGCCAGGACCACACAGGGGTCTGTACACTCTGCCATCACTTCCCTCAATCACCCTTCCAGGAAAGGGCCACCCAGGGGCTCTGAacacagagaagaggagaggcaAAGGCTAGGCTGAGAGGAAGCCTGATGGCTTTCTCAGGGTGCCTCGGGCGGATAGGGAGGATGCAGAGGTTAGGGGCCAACTCCAGAcgtctgggggaggggagacgaGCCCAGAAGCCAGTTCTGCCTGGGATGGGACTGATATAATTTCTCAAGGTCTTTGTTTTACTTGGCTTTGAACAGAGCTGTTTGTAGCGGGGTCGAGGGGAGCCAGGGAACCGAGGACAACCAGCTCTTCTCCTTCATTTAATGCGAGGGAGGGGAGCAGGCAGAGAGAAGCTAGAAAGGCAGGCgttcctgcccccagcccctcacgGCTCTTTCAAGCTGGAgcaggggtgtggaggggagtTGACTGATGGGCTCTTGGGGCTCTTCGGCCCCACAGTGATCCTGCCTGGGCATGATGGGGCGGCAACCCCCGATCTGGGAGGATTTATTTATCAGTTGTCATGGTGATAGTAGGGCTGTGACTCAACCCCATCCCCTCTTTCCCCCaccctcagcatcacctgggattCCTTAATCCCTTTTTAATTAACCAAACTGCCCCTCAAGACTTTGTTCTACCCTCCCACCCCTCCGGCCCTGAAGAAAATTCACTCCCTGAGGATCTCCTCCACTTATCCCTGGCAAACCTCGGGACGCTGGCCTTTCACCCCACAAAGAACTCCTGCCTGAACAGGAAAGGCATCACACTCGCCTGCACCAGTGCCGAAGCCTCCATGTGTcttcagcagaggcaggcgctgcATCCTCAGCAACCCCTTCAGGGAGGCAAGAGAGGGACTCGGCCCCCTTCTCAGCCCTGGATCCCCGAAGCCCTGTCACCTCAAgcccattctcccctcctccccagagaaCTGGAGGCGGGGGACAGGGGGCACCAGGAGAAAGGCCAGAGGTGTACAGGAGGCCACCtcaactttcttctctccttcctgcagCCAGGACCATACATGTTTCGGGCTACACTGGCTCTGTGATATTCATTCTCCTAGCCCAAGTCTCCATTATCTCACACTGCTTTCTTCCATCAGAAAGGGGTCCCCTGCAGGTGGTCTTCTGATTTTCCTGGGTATTATGAAGGCCCACACTGTTTACATTCTATTTCTGGTCCTCTGTATGTTCTCGGCGTGGCCTGGGTTCCTCCTCTGCATCTCTCCCCACAGGGCCCGGAGGGATGTGGTATGATGCACATTAACTAACATAGACTCCACCCAATCCGAGCAGCCCCCAGCCCAACCTCTCCACCCTGCATTGCAGAACTGGGTGGGGGATCCCACAGCTGCCCTTGACCCACTCCATCCAACTGGCCTCTGCATAGGAAACACAGTGTTCTCCACTTCCAGAGCCAAGAGACAGCAGACCCAGATCCTGATCCTTGGGAAAAACCCGCCCAACCATTCCCTCTGCCTCAGCCCAGAGGAGGGCAGGCTGCCGGTTTGTCTGTGGATAGGTGGGGATGGTTCCTTAAGCTAAAAGGCCAGGAGGATGAAACACACTAACGTGGGACTCTAAAGCCCACTCCCCAGCCCGCAGAGCAGCTCAGACAGGCTGCTGAATGCCTGGAAGACTAGGGCCGTGCACAAGCCACCTCTTCAAGAGAGGAAGCACCCACCTCCTAGGGTGTAAGCCCCTGGATTCATCTGTTCCTCTGCATCCACTCTCCTGCCCCTGGGCAAAGTCCTCCCGAGCCCTGGGAGCCTTCTCAGAGCACTCAGAGGAGCAGGTAGGGGAGAGCCTGGCCTCCCTGATAGATCCTTGCTTGAGCGCGCCCCTCCCCTCCTTAGACTAGGGCTGGTAGAAGCCTAGAGAAGATGAGAGGTTTGGCACCTAGAGTCTGAGTTGCTAGAATCTTGATGCTGGTCCCTCAATCTGTGCCTCAGGTGCCTCttagtttctacatttttttggccatgccacagggcttgcgggatctgagttcccgactggggatcgaacccgtgccccctgcagtggaagcatggagatctaaccactggaccaccaggaaattcccaagaTACTTCTTAgtttgaaagagaatcaaacagacctgggttcaaatcctagctcctaTTACTTACTAGTCACTAAACTCAAGCAAGTGACTCTCACTTCGTTAAGCCTCAGATACTTCATCAGTAAAATAGGGGTACCACTACCCGCGTCTCCAAATATGGGTACGATGAAGTGAAGTGAGTGTCAAGGGCTTAGCCTGGAGCCTGACCCCCAGTAGGTGATAAATGCACACGTCAGCCTTTCCCTGACTCAGGAAATGGGAGTGATACTGGAATATCCCAAAGTTCCCATGCTCCCTAAACATTAACAGTCTACAACAGACTGGAACTGCCagtcacagagaaggaaaggttCTCTCACCTCAGCCCTTACCCCCAACTAGAATGCTCCCTTGGGCTCCCAGGACACTCCTCAGATGACTCCATCCCAAGGGGCCAACTGTCTTCCTCCCAGTATTTCTCCTCAAACAATACCCCCAATCAACAGGCATGCTCCTTTACatctttggtgggggtggggaactcTTTCCTTAAGGCTCCCaagaccccctccccaccccacctccctccacACACAACGGAAGCCTTGAGAGGCCAAACAGGTCAACTCCACAGAGCGGAGCTGCAGACCAGAGTGCAGAGAGCCTCCTgcaccccgccccctccctcatACCAGTAGCCCTTCTCAACCTCCTCTCCTGCTGCGACCCGCCCTCCTCCTCTTGCTAGCAGAGACCCTAATCCCTCTTGACAGCAGCAAGGGAGGACTCAGTGCCCGGAGGGCCTAGAAGCAACTGAAACACGAACCAAGAACATGCTCCCCACCGGCCAGCTCAGGCCCCAACACGGTCTCCTCCTGGGTTGGGCCCGGGGAGGACCCCTGAGAGGGTGGGGCCTCATTCACCCCACTTTGTGTACCAAGGCTGTTGCCCCGTCACTAAGGAGTTGTTAGAGGAGCTATGAACAGAAATGAGAAACAAAGACAGAACGAGTCTAATCCCCCAGCCCTACCTACTGCCCCCCCCTTGACACATTACCTCACTGTGCAAGGCCTGGGGACAGGAATGAGGGGTAGCACCCCATGCCTGAGCAAATGCAACAGCAATTCTTCAGCATCCCGGAGCTCAGGGAAGGGGGCGCTCTTTAGGAGGGGAAAGTGAGGCCACAGGAAGCAGGGAACGACTTCCCTCTGGAAAGAGCCGGTCTGTCTATATATAGATCCTCAGATCAAACAAACACAACTAAATATTAACAACTCTCGAATCTAGATAGTGGGGATACAGTGGGTGTTCACTGTGCTATTTTTTCAACTTTCCTGTATGTTTGAAACTTTTCATAATGAAttgctggaggaaaaaaaagggtcAGGAGTTGAATTCACTCTTCTGTATGGGAAGAACCagtgagaagggagaaaagaggatAATTGAGACTACAAAACTGGGAGAAAGGGCTATAGGAGTAAAAGAATTCCAAGCTAGCCAAGTAAACTCACCTGGGAGGCCCCTGGCTAAGCCACTAGACGGGAGAAATCCCCAGGGACATGGGAGTTTAAGCCCAGGAACTCTGGATTCACCTTATGAGAAGCGAGTAGGAGAGATTGGCTACAGAAGAGTGGGCCTGGGCAGAAGGCAGCAGCATATATCAGGCAGTGGAAAAAGCTGGGGTAGGGGTCAAGGAATGAATATCTGGGCTTAGTTCTGCTGCTAATTCGCTGTTTGACATTTGATCAAGTCTCTTCACTTTTCTCTGGGACTGCTTTCTCAGCAGTACAAGAGGATATATGGGAATGTCGGGCAGTCACGACAACTGGggcgcagggggtgggggtggggtcggaGCTACCAGCATCCTGGGTCTGGGAACCAGGGATGCTAAATGGCTTGCACATCAAGGAACTGTCTCACCTAAGATGCCCACAGTCTCTGCACTGAGAAACCTGGACAGGATGGCATCAAAGCCTCCTCCAGACCTTTATGGTTCTATGGCATGTCCTCCTGGGAACATCACCTGGGGCAGGAGACAGGCTGCAACAACAGCAGAGGTCTGAGGTCTCAGGGAAGTGCTCCCCACAGAGGGGGACATAAaaacag
This genomic interval carries:
- the TNS2 gene encoding tensin-2 isoform X3; the encoded protein is MGWPGGSPCCCPAPPRPRPAGRPPQPRKAEPHSFREKVFRKKPPVCAVCKVTIDGTGVSCRVCKVATHRKCEAKVTSSCQALPPTELRRNTAPVRRIEHLGSTKSLNYSKQRSTLPRLRLLPRSFSLDPLMERRWDLDLTYVTERILAAAFPARPDEQRHRGHLRELAHVLQSKHRDKYLLFNLSEKRHDLTRLNPKVQDFGWPELHAPPLDKLCSICKAMETWLSADPQHVVVLYCKGSKGKLGVIVSAYMHYSKISAGADQALATLTMRKFCEDKVASELQPSQRRYISYFSGLLSGSIRMNSSPLFLHYVLVPMLPAFEPGTGFQPFLKIYQSMQLVYTSGIYHVAGPGPQQLCISLEPALLLKGDVMVTCYHRGSRGTDRTLVFRVQFHTCTIHGPRLTFPKDQLDEAWADERFPFQASVEFVFSSSPEKIKGSTPRNEPSVSVDYNTAEPAVRWDSYENFNLHHEDSVDDSVTHTRGPLDGSPYAQVQRAPRQTPPAPSPEPPPPPLLSVSSDSGHSSTLTAEPAAESPGRPPPTAAERRELERLLGGCGVAAGGRGAGRETAILDDEEQPPAGGGPRLGMYSGHRPGLSRHCSCRQGYREPCGVPNGGYYRPEGTLERRRLAYGAYEGPPQGYAEASVEKRRLCRSLSEGPYPYPPELGKPANGDFGYRTPGYREVVILEDPGLPALCSCPACEEKLALPTAALYGLRLEREAGEGWADEAGKALLHPVRPGHPLPLLVPSCGHHHAPVPGYSCLKPPKAGEEGHEGCSYAMCPEGRYGHPGYPALVTYGYGGAVPSYCPAYGRAPHSCGSPGEGRRYPSAGAHSPRAGSISPGSPPYPQSRNLSYEIPAEEGGDRYPPPGHLAPAGPLASAESPEPVSWRESPSGHSTLPRSPRDAQCSASSELSGPSTPLHTSSPVQGKESARRQDTRSPTLAPTQRLSPGEALPPASQGGAERAPELPARSGPEPPAPGPFSPASPPSSPNDWPQERSPGGRSDSTSPRGPVPTTLPGLRHAPWQGLRDSPDSPDGSPLTPVPTQMPWLVASPELPRSSPVPAFPLAASYDISGPTQPPLPEKRHLLGPGQQPGPWGPEQASPPARGTSHHVTFAPLLPDNAPQPPEPPVQESQSNVKFVQDTSKFWYKPHLSRDQAIALLKDKDPGAFLIRDSHSFQGAYGLALKVATPPPSAQPWKGDPLEQLVRHFLIETGPKGVKIKGCPSEPYFGSLSALVSQHSISPLSLPCCLRIPSKDPLEEAPEAPAPANMSTAADLLRQGAACSVLYLTSVETESLTGPQAVARASSAALSCSPRPTPAIVHFKVSAQGITLTDNQRKLFFRRHYPVNSITFASTDPQDRRWTNPDGTTSKIFGFVAKKPGSPWENVCHLFAELDPDQPAGAIVTFITKVLLGQRK
- the TNS2 gene encoding tensin-2 isoform X6, coding for MCWEGGLLSGSRALGQLLRKESGAGRAMKPRKAEPHSFREKVFRKKPPVCAVCKVTIDGTGVSCRVCKVATHRKCEAKVTSSCQALPPTELRRNTAPVRRIEHLGSTKSLNYSKQRSTLPRSFSLDPLMERRWDLDLTYVTERILAAAFPARPDEQRHRGHLRELAHVLQSKHRDKYLLFNLSEKRHDLTRLNPKVQDFGWPELHAPPLDKLCSICKAMETWLSADPQHVVVLYCKGSKGKLGVIVSAYMHYSKISAGADQALATLTMRKFCEDKVASELQPSQRRYISYFSGLLSGSIRMNSSPLFLHYVLVPMLPAFEPGTGFQPFLKIYQSMQLVYTSGIYHVAGPGPQQLCISLEPALLLKGDVMVTCYHRGSRGTDRTLVFRVQFHTCTIHGPRLTFPKDQLDEAWADERFPFQASVEFVFSSSPEKIKGSTPRNEPSVSVDYNTAEPAVRWDSYENFNLHHEDSVDDSVTHTRGPLDGSPYAQVQRAPRQTPPAPSPEPPPPPLLSVSSDSGHSSTLTAEPAAESPGRPPPTAAERRELERLLGGCGVAAGGRGAGRETAILDDEEQPPAGGGPRLGMYSGHRPGLSRHCSCRQGYREPCGVPNGGYYRPEGTLERRRLAYGAYEGPPQGYAEASVEKRRLCRSLSEGPYPYPPELGKPANGDFGYRTPGYREVVILEDPGLPALCSCPACEEKLALPTAALYGLRLEREAGEGWADEAGKALLHPVRPGHPLPLLVPSCGHHHAPVPGYSCLKPPKAGEEGHEGCSYAMCPEGRYGHPGYPALVTYGYGGAVPSYCPAYGRAPHSCGSPGEGRRYPSAGAHSPRAGSISPGSPPYPQSRNLSYEIPAEEGGDRYPPPGHLAPAGPLASAESPEPVSWRESPSGHSTLPRSPRDAQCSASSELSGPSTPLHTSSPVQGKESARRQDTRSPTLAPTQRLSPGEALPPASQGGAERAPELPARSGPEPPAPGPFSPASPPSSPNDWPQERSPGGRSDSTSPRGPVPTTLPGLRHAPWQGLRDSPDSPDGSPLTPVPTQMPWLVASPELPRSSPVPAFPLAASYDISGPTQPPLPEKRHLLGPGQQPGPWGPEQASPPARGTSHHVTFAPLLPDNAPQPPEPPVQESQSNVKFVQDTSKFWYKPHLSRDQAIALLKDKDPGAFLIRDSHSFQGAYGLALKVATPPPSAQPWKGDPLEQLVRHFLIETGPKGVKIKGCPSEPYFGSLSALVSQHSISPLSLPCCLRIPSKDPLEEAPEAPAPANMSTAADLLRQGAACSVLYLTSVETESLTGPQAVARASSAALSCSPRPTPAIVHFKVSAQGITLTDNQRKLFFRRHYPVNSITFASTDPQDRRWTNPDGTTSKIFGFVAKKPGSPWENVCHLFAELDPDQPAGAIVTFITKVLLGQRK